Sequence from the Rhodohalobacter sp. 614A genome:
TTTTTTCACGAATAGAAGCTCAACCGGTTCTTTCAGAAATCGTAACTCAATACCTCCGCGGCAATTCAGTTACATTTCCCATGCCTGCAGATGAACAGGAAACCCCGGCTATAAACTGGCCGATTATTTTTCTTCTTGTTATTTGGGCGAGTTTTATTTTTCACTACAAGTACCAACCAATGTACATGGCAACTCTCCCCAGGTACTTTCTTAACCACTCGTTTTTTGTACATGATATTCGAAGAAAACGGATTCGAAGTTCTACAACCGGAATGATCGTGCTGTTTCAACACATCCTTTTAACCGGTTTTTTCTTCCTTCTTTTGGGAGATGCGTTTATCAGTCAGACCGGACTGCATTCACTCTCAACACATTTTCCGGCGGTATTTTATCCGGGTTTTGAAAAGCTCTGTCTTTTTGTACTCGGCCTGTTGATCGCTTTCTTTTCCCATATCATCTCAATTGTTTGGCTTCATTTGATGAATAAAAACCTTCATCAGCTAAATCAAACCATTAACCTTTACAGCTGGCCGTTGCATGTAAACCTGGTGCTCGTCACTTTTGTGGTTTATTTTGTACAATTAAGCGATGCACACGGTTGGTTGATTGTAGCCGCTGCAGCTTATTTCTTGGTGTGGTTTTCAAGTTTTACTATCGCCGCAATAGACAGTGCTAAATTCCTGGAAAAATACAGAGCGTTCTTCCTCTTTCTAACGGTTGGGATTCACACCCTTTTGAATGTGATCGGCATCGCCCTTATTTTTTGGATCCCATATATTTATGAGCCCCTGGAAATGGCTTTCCTTTTGCCTTAAATAATCTGTTTTCTTAGGCGGGCCACCGGAATTTGAAGATTCTCCCGGTATTTACTAACCGTACGTCGCGCCACTTTGTATCCTTTTTCTTTGAGGATTTCGGTGAGAGCCTGGTCGCTATACGGTTTCTTTTTGTTTTCATTTTGGATGACATCTGCCAAAATATTTTTCACCTCACGGCTCGATACATCCTCGCCGCTCTCTGTTTCAAGTCCTTCACTGAAGAAGTATTTGAGCTCGTAAACCCCAAAATTGGTCTGCACGTATTTTCCATTCACCACTCGCGAAACCGTTGAAATATCCATATTGATACGTTCGGCCACATCCTTCAGTATCATCGGTTTCAAGCCTTCACCATGTTTAAAAAAATCTTCCTGAAGAGCTACAATGGTTCGCATCGTTTTCATCAACGTATTGTGCCTCTGTTTGATAGAATCAATAAACCATTGCGCGGACTCTACCTTGTCTTTGATAAACTTGCGCGCTTCGGAATCTTCACCCTTCTTTGGCTTTCCTTTTTTCTTCTTGAGATTTTCCCACATCATTTTATAATCCGGGGAAATTCTCAGCGGCGGAATATTCCGCTGGCTCAAACGAATGACAAACTCACCCTCATCTTGTTTACCTTCCTCTTCCGAAGGTTCATAATACACTTCAAAATCAGGTTCAATATACTGTTGATTGTCCGTATCGGGATTGGAAACGCCACCCGGCCGGGGATTCATACCCTTAATCAGATCAAAAACCTCTTTTAGTTCTTCGTTACCTACATTGAGACGAGATTTTAATTTCTCGAAATGTTTTTTCTCAAAAGCTTCCCATTCATTTTCTAACAGTTTTATGGCAAGCTCGCGGATTTCATCATCTGCATCTGAATGACGTATTTGGCATAAAAGGCAATCCCTCAAATCCCGTGAGGCAATGCCTACCGGTTCCAGTTTCTGGATCTGTTTTCGAACTTTTTCAACCTTTTCTTTATTTACAAGACGACCATGATTAAAAGCGATGTTATCGACCACAGCATCAATTTCTCGTCTGAAATACCCATCTTCATCCAACGAGCCCAGGATCTGATCTGCAATGAGCATTTCTTCATCGTCTAAATCCAAAAGGCTTACCTGCTGCTCGAGCTCCTCAAGAAGGGTTTCGTGATAGGGATTTGGAAGATCCTTCCAATCCTCGTCAATCGCGCCTCCTCCACCGGAAGGCGAAGAGTAGTTCATCCCGTCATATTCCGTATTATGAAGAAATGAATCCCAATCTATATCTTCATTCTGATCTACAGGATCGGGATCGCCACTCTCCTCCTTTGCCTCGGGCTCTTCCCATTCAATTTCATTTTCGCTGATGGTTTCTTCAGGCGCAAGCGGATCTCCCTCCTCCAGCACAGGATTCATTTCAATCTCCTGTTTTACCCGTTGCTCAAGGCCAATTGTTGGAAGCTGCAGCAGCTTTACAAATTGTATCTGCTGCGGTGAAAGCTTCTGTTGCAGCGACTGCTTTTGCGATATGTTTTGACCTGTTTTTAACACTGAATCACGTTATCGTAGTTCGTCCTTTTTTCGATTGTACGCTGTATAAATCTTATAGTTGAGCTTTTGTTTTTTGCTCACGTTCTTTTCTGCAAACATCAAGAAATTCCCGGTACCACTCTTCACCATATCGCCGGGTCAGCGAACCTTCGAGAAATTCTGCCAGGTAAATTCCTTCGCTTTCTCCTCTTTGGCAAGCGGCTGAGCACAGTTCAGGAATATATTCAAAATTCGCATATTCAAATTCTCCAATCTGTTTTAACCGAATGGGATAGAGATGACAACTGATCGGTTTCTCCCAGCTAAATCGTCCTTCGTAATAAGCACTTTGGATGGCACAAGTGGCCACTCCGTTTTGGCCTTTTTGCACAAAAATGCACTCGCCGGAATCAATACATGAAATTTCATAACCGCTTTTTGAATCTCCAAGAACCACCCCGTCGCGCTCAGCGACTTCCACGGCTTCAGGATCCAGTTCATCCTTCAATTCCCGGAATGCTTTGTGAAGAACAGGAACTTCATTTTTACTGACAGGGGCGCCGGCATCTCCAATTACACAGCATGCTCCTTTACACCGGCTTAAATTACAGGCGAATTTTGCTGTAGCGATATCTTCCGAAAGTATTACGTTTTGTACGCGAATCATGTTAACAACTTACAATAATCTTTAATATGCTTTTTCAGCGGGTGTAATATAACAACTCTATGACTCTTGAGTGGATTTCGATAATCATTTCTCTTTTGAAAGAATTTTTTAGCACAGCTCAAAATACTTTCCGGCTTTCTGTTTGATGGCTCCTTTCATCTCAAGATCGAGAAGTGCGGGAAGTAGCGTATAGGTAGGTTTTTCAATTTGTTCGCTGATCTGGTCAATATGTAACTCATCATCGGTTAATAATTCACAAATTTCCCGGGACATCTCATCCAATTCGAGGTTTTCCCATTTCTTTTTGATGTTCTGAACTTGTTGTGAGTCAGAACCACTTTGTACAGAAATTTCATCCAAAATGTCTTCGATGGATTGAACCAGCTTTCCCTGTCCGGTTCGAATCAAATAATTACACCCTTCTCCACCGGGATAATCCAGCGGATGAGGAATTACAA
This genomic interval carries:
- the rpoN gene encoding RNA polymerase factor sigma-54 → MLKTGQNISQKQSLQQKLSPQQIQFVKLLQLPTIGLEQRVKQEIEMNPVLEEGDPLAPEETISENEIEWEEPEAKEESGDPDPVDQNEDIDWDSFLHNTEYDGMNYSSPSGGGGAIDEDWKDLPNPYHETLLEELEQQVSLLDLDDEEMLIADQILGSLDEDGYFRREIDAVVDNIAFNHGRLVNKEKVEKVRKQIQKLEPVGIASRDLRDCLLCQIRHSDADDEIRELAIKLLENEWEAFEKKHFEKLKSRLNVGNEELKEVFDLIKGMNPRPGGVSNPDTDNQQYIEPDFEVYYEPSEEEGKQDEGEFVIRLSQRNIPPLRISPDYKMMWENLKKKKGKPKKGEDSEARKFIKDKVESAQWFIDSIKQRHNTLMKTMRTIVALQEDFFKHGEGLKPMILKDVAERINMDISTVSRVVNGKYVQTNFGVYELKYFFSEGLETESGEDVSSREVKNILADVIQNENKKKPYSDQALTEILKEKGYKVARRTVSKYRENLQIPVARLRKQII
- a CDS encoding DUF3109 family protein, which produces MIRVQNVILSEDIATAKFACNLSRCKGACCVIGDAGAPVSKNEVPVLHKAFRELKDELDPEAVEVAERDGVVLGDSKSGYEISCIDSGECIFVQKGQNGVATCAIQSAYYEGRFSWEKPISCHLYPIRLKQIGEFEYANFEYIPELCSAACQRGESEGIYLAEFLEGSLTRRYGEEWYREFLDVCRKEREQKTKAQL